A stretch of the Malus domestica chromosome 08, GDT2T_hap1 genome encodes the following:
- the LOC103410474 gene encoding probable galacturonosyltransferase-like 1, with product MPMPPPLLLLLALLLFLSPATATNAAAAAATTQQFREAPQFYNSQDCPSIATLPDVDVDPDESDDGHMICSPQAVHVAMTLDTAYIRGSMAAILSVLQHSSCPQNAVFHFVASAAANASLLRQTISTSFPYLKFRIYAFDDSHVSGLISTSIRSALDCPLNYARSYLADLLPLCVRRVVYLDSDLILVDDIAKLSATPLGGVAVLAAPEYCNANFTSYFTSAFWSNPSLSLTFADRHACYFNTGVMVIDLDRWRGDDYTAKIEEWMELQKRMRIYELGSLPPFLLVFAGKIAPVEHRWNQHGLGGDNFRGLCRDLHPGAVSLLHWSGKGKPWARLEANRPCPLDALWAPYDLLETPFVLDS from the coding sequence ATGCCCATGCCACCTccactcctcctcctcctcgccctacttctcttcctctccccGGCCACCGCAACCAATGcagccgccgccgccgccaccaccCAACAGTTTAGAGAAGCACCTCAGTTCTATAATTCCCAAGACTGCCCTTCCATCGCCACGCTCCCTGACGTTGACGTGGACCCCGACGAATCAGACGACGGCCACATGATTTGCTCTCCTCAAGCAGTCCACGTGGCAATGACTCTCGACACCGCCTACATCCGCGGCTCCATGGCCGCGATCCTCTCCGTCCTCCAACACTCATCCTGCCCCCAAAACGCAGTCTTCCACTTTGTCGCCTCCGCCGCCGCCAACGCTTCCCTCCTCCGCCAAACAATCTCCACCTCATTTCCCTACCTGAAATTCCGAATCTACGCCTTCGACGACTCCCACGTCTCCggcctcatctccacctccatCCGCTCCGCCCTCGACTGCCCCCTCAACTACGCCCGATCCTACCTCGCCGATCTTCTCCCCCTCTGCGTCCGCCGCGTCGTCTACCTCGACTCCGATCTCATCCTCGTGGATGACATCGCCAAGCTTTCTGCCACTCCTCTAGGAGGCGTTGCCGTCCTCGCCGCCCCGGAGTACTGCAACGCCAACTTCACCTCCTACTTCACCTCCGCCTTCTGGTCGAACCCCTCCCtctccctcacctttgccgacCGCCACGCCTGCTACTTCAACACCGGTGTCATGGTCATCGACCTCGACCGGTGGCGCGGCGACGACTACACGGCGAAGATCGAGGAGTGGATGGAGCTCCAGAAAAGAATGCGGATCTATGAGCTCGGATCCCTCCCGCCGTTTCTTTTGGTGTTCGCAGGGAAAATCGCGCCAGTGGAGCACCGGTGGAACCAGCACGGGCTCGGCGGCGATAACTTCAGGGGGCTTTGTCGGGATCTGCATCCGGGCGCAGTGAGTCTTTTGCATTGGAGCGGGAAGGGGAAGCCGTGGGCCCGGCTGGAGGCCAATCGGCCGTGCCCGCTCGATGCTCTCTGGGCTCCTTACGATCTCTTGGAAACGCCTTTTGTTTTGGACTCTTGA
- the LOC103410498 gene encoding protein DA1-like: MVLLIALGSYLICGIALLAFRILPSVDSFGVKNLIDYEQITLHVMGWLSKIFKGSSHKISEEHCHESHDNNDEDPNSYGPSCSGEVWSENENEEIDRAIALSLLEENPKGKNVIGSDSQLLEDEQLARALQESLNVESPPRHGNGNGNGTTYQPFLPPRHGNGNGNGTTYQPFPPPRHGNGNGNTYQPILPPRYGNGNGNTYQPIPPPRYGNGSSYPIPMDYPMGSRVCAGCNAEIGFGRYLNCMNAVWHPECFRCRACNQPISDYEFSTSGHYPYHKACYKDSYHPKCDVCKHFIPTNPAGLIEYRAHPFWVQKYCPVHEIDNTPRCGSCERMEARDTRYVPLDDGRKLCLECLDSAVMDTSECQPLYLDIQEFYEGLNMKLEQQVPLLLVERQALNEARDGERNGHYHMPETRGLCLSEEQTISTISKRPRFGAGHQATGLITEPYKLTRRCEVTAILILYGLPRLLTGSILAHEMMHAWLRLKGYRPLSQDVEEGICQVLAHMWLEAELMSGSGSNAASTSSSSSSRTSKKGTRSPFESKLGGFFLHQLETDMSPVYGDGFRAGQQAVQKYGLRSTLEHIRMTGVFPY, encoded by the exons ATGGTGCTTTTGATCGCTTTGGGATCTTATCTGATCTGTGGGATTGCTCTGTTAGCATTCAGAATTCTGCCTTCTGTTGATTCTTTTGGAG TAAAAAACTTGATTGACTATGAGCAGATAACCTTACACGTTATGGGTTGGCTTAGCAAGATTTTTAAAGGCTCGAGCCACAAGATATCGGAGGAGCATTGTCATGAGTCTCATGACAATAATGACGAGGATCCAAATAGCTATGGACCTTCTTGTTCAGGG GAGGTCTGGTCAGAAAACGAGAATGAAGAAATAGATCGTGCTATTGCACTATCTCTTTTAGAAGaaaatccaaaaggaaaaaatgtGATTG GCTCTGATTCTCAGTTGCTAGAAGATGAACAACTTGCCAGAGCTCTACAAGAAAGTCTGAATGTGGAATCTCCTCCCCGACATGGTAATGGAAATGGAAATGGAACTACGTATCAACCTTTCCTTCCTCCCCGGCATggaaatggaaatggaaatGGAACTACGTATCAACCTTTCCCTCCTCCCCGGCATGGAAATGGAAATGGCAATACATATCAACCTATCCTTCCTCCCCGATATggaaatggaaatggaaatACATATCAACCTATCCCTCCTCCCCGATATGGAAATGGAAGTTCATACCCTATCCCCATGGACTACCCAATGGGCTCCAG GGTTTGTGCTGGTTGCAATGCTgagattggttttggacgataTTTAAATTGCATGAATGCAGTTTGGCATCCAGAATGTTTCCGCTGTCGTGCATGCAACCAACCAATTTCTGATTATGAG TTTTCTACATCTGGGCATTATCCTTACCATAAAGCTTGCTACAAGGATAGCTACCATCCGAAATGTGATGTTTGCAAGCACTTT ATTCCAACAAACCCTGCTGGTCTTATTGAATATAGGGCACATCCATTTTGGGTCCAAAAATACTGCCCTGTTCATGAAATTGATAATACTCCTCGGTGCGGCAGTTGTGAGCGAATGGAG GCCCGAGACACAAGATATGTACCCCTTGATGATGGTCGGAAGCTCTGTCTAGAGTGTTTGGACTCTGCAGTCATGGATACCAGTGAATGCCAACCCCTATATCTCGATATtcaggaattttatgaaggtttaAATATGAAGTTGGAGCAGCAAGTTCCACTGCTCTTGGTTGAACGACAAGCGCTAAATGAAGCAAGAGATGGAGAAAGAAAT GGCCATTATCACATGCCTGAGACTAGAGGGCTTTGCCTTTCTGAGGAACAAACTATTAGCACG ATTTCAAAGCGGCCACGTTTTGGGGCAGGACACCAAGCCACGGGATTGATAACAGAGCCCTACAAGCTAACTCGTCGCTGTGAGGTGACCGCAATTCTAATCTTGTATGGTCTTCCAAG GTTGCTGACTGGGTCTATTCTAGCTCATGAGATGATGCATGCATGGCTGCGGCTTAAAG GTTACCGACCTCTTAGTCAAGATGTCGAAGAAGGTATCTGTCAAGTTTTAGCTCACATGTGGCTAGAGGCCGAGCTTATGTCTGGCTCAGGCAGCAATGCTGCATCAACCTCGTCTTCCTCCTCTTCGAGGACATCAAAGAAGGGTACAAGATCGCCGTTTGAGAGTAAGCTTGGGGGGTTCTTTTTACACCAGCTCGAAACAGACATGTCCCCGGTGTACGGAGATGGATTCAGGGCCGGTCAACAGGCAGTGCAGAAATACGGGCTTCGAAGTACCCTAGAACATATTAGAATGACAGGGGTGTTTCCTTATTGA
- the LOC103410497 gene encoding probable calcium-binding protein CML41, translating into MKILHRYSKLLKWFLNSKNFKLTLLPCLLSKPESKTESPCSTFPTENPNNGITNKELAKVFDHFDTNNDGKISGDELFAYFVSIGEAMSNTEAQSVIEEFDSNGDNLLDFEDFVKLMEREGDGNDDLKRAFEMFEVDKGCGCITPKGLQNMFNRLGDAKSYDECVSMIGVFDLDGNGVLDFHEFRKMMVST; encoded by the coding sequence ATGAAAATCCTGCACAGATACTCCAAGCTCTTGAAGTGGTTCTTAAACAGTAAGAATTTCAAACTAACTCTCCTCCCTTGCCTTCTTTCAAAACCCGAATCCAAAACCGAGAGCCCTTGTTCAACTTTCCCTACTGAAAATCCAAACAATGGCATCACAAACAAAGAGCTTGCAAAAGTTTTTGATCATTTTGACACCAACAACGACGGCAAGATCTCCGGCGACGAGCTCTTCGCTTACTTCGTGTCCATCGGGGAAGCCATGTCCAACACCGAGGCTCAGAGCGTGATCGAAGAATTCGATAGCAATGGTGACAACTTGTTGGATTTTGAAGACTTCGTGAAGTTGATGGAAAGAGAGGGCGATGGCAACGATGATCTCAAAAGGGCTTTTGAGATGTTTGAAGTTGACAAAGGTTGTGGATGCATAACGCCGAAAGGACTGCAGAACATGTTCAATCGATTGGGAGATGCCAAATCGTACGATGAATGTGTGTCCATGATTGGAGTGTTTGATCTTGATGGAAATGGAGTTCTTGATTTCCACGAATTTCGTAAGATGATGGTTTCAACTTGA